The proteins below are encoded in one region of Sulfurospirillum tamanense:
- a CDS encoding FKBP-type peptidyl-prolyl cis-trans isomerase, whose translation MAIEQNSVVSMHYELKDVQNGEVLDSNLGSAPLEFILGKGHIISGLESEIAKLAQGENAEITVAAADAYGEYDAEAVQTLPKEQFAGIELFEGMTLYGQGEHGQTVQVTVKGFNDESVDVDFNHPLAGKDLLFAISISQVREATADELASGVVGGSAEGGCCGGTGGCGSHTHSHEEDECCGSHGKDHGGSCCGSH comes from the coding sequence ATGGCTATTGAACAAAACAGTGTCGTCTCAATGCATTATGAACTTAAAGATGTTCAAAATGGTGAAGTTTTAGACTCAAATCTTGGATCTGCTCCCTTGGAATTTATTTTAGGAAAAGGGCATATTATTTCTGGACTTGAATCTGAGATTGCTAAACTTGCACAAGGCGAAAACGCAGAAATCACAGTTGCCGCAGCAGACGCATATGGCGAATATGATGCCGAGGCAGTCCAAACGCTTCCCAAAGAACAATTTGCTGGTATTGAATTGTTTGAGGGCATGACCCTTTATGGGCAAGGTGAGCATGGACAAACGGTTCAGGTAACCGTTAAGGGCTTTAATGATGAAAGCGTTGATGTAGATTTTAACCACCCACTTGCTGGAAAAGATTTGCTTTTTGCTATCTCTATTTCTCAAGTGCGCGAAGCAACAGCAGATGAGCTAGCCTCTGGTGTTGTTGGCGGAAGCGCAGAAGGCGGTTGTTGCGGTGGAACAGGTGGCTGCGGTAGTCACACACATTCCCACGAAGAAGATGAGTGCTGCGGAAGTCATGGAAAAGACCATGGCGGAAGTTGCTGTGGATCACACTAA
- a CDS encoding 5'-methylthioadenosine/adenosylhomocysteine nucleosidase — protein sequence MKIAIMGAMLEEIEPFLTHSAHEPLLANFRKTSKLRYGGNTYHEGKYKDLDIVLAYSKIGKVNATLTAATLLEKFGADMLLFTGVAGAVNSALSIGDLVAATALCQHDLDISIFGHPHGFVPEGAVYVKPATQLLALADRVAKAKGVALRHGIIATGDQFIASSERKAWVAQTFQADAIEMEGAAVAVVCDALEVPFFILRAISDAADMEAQFDFDAFLKESAKISSSFVIAMLEELSHG from the coding sequence ATGAAAATTGCAATCATGGGCGCAATGCTCGAAGAGATAGAACCGTTTTTAACCCACAGTGCACATGAGCCTCTGTTGGCAAATTTCAGAAAAACTAGCAAATTGCGTTATGGCGGAAACACCTACCACGAGGGAAAATATAAAGACCTTGACATTGTGCTTGCTTATAGCAAGATTGGCAAAGTTAATGCCACGCTAACTGCCGCAACACTGTTGGAGAAATTTGGCGCAGACATGCTGCTATTTACTGGGGTGGCAGGAGCTGTCAATAGTGCTTTAAGCATTGGAGATTTGGTGGCGGCCACTGCTTTATGTCAGCATGATTTGGATATTAGTATTTTTGGTCACCCCCACGGTTTTGTTCCAGAAGGTGCTGTTTATGTAAAACCTGCTACGCAGCTCTTGGCTTTGGCGGATCGGGTAGCTAAAGCCAAGGGTGTTGCTTTGAGGCACGGAATTATTGCCACAGGTGATCAATTCATCGCAAGTTCTGAGCGCAAAGCGTGGGTTGCGCAAACCTTTCAAGCCGATGCCATTGAGATGGAGGGGGCGGCAGTAGCAGTGGTCTGCGACGCCCTTGAAGTGCCATTTTTTATTTTGCGAGCCATTAGTGACGCAGCAGACATGGAGGCGCAGTTTGATTTTGATGCTTTTTTGAAAGAATCTGCAAAAATTAGCAGCAGCTTTGTTATTGCGATGCTAGAAGAGTTGTCGCATGGTTGA
- a CDS encoding Fis family transcriptional regulator — MEQVAAVVTHIPTKKMSAAEVMEKTMAEVAVDHTNFIARSRASLEALKSANLLKSLNINALILGEQGVGKTTLATHIVQAPIVAGEHAHEVLKAVESNSKLIIKNFDKLGQFHLLKELLAKHNTRIIATTSGVLSDALVDEFFSLKITLTPLRERPEDINPLIDKFFLEIRKVFNADEKQRVFLKDFVPDLSENGYSLRRSVYTTFLASSFGENEILLMMQNYLKKKIGTGNDYRDLLYLFDVPLIKAGHDAFGSQLAMAEKFGLNRNTLRKKISEYGHYLEGKEKK; from the coding sequence GTGGAACAGGTGGCTGCGGTAGTCACACACATTCCCACGAAGAAGATGAGTGCTGCGGAAGTCATGGAAAAGACCATGGCGGAAGTTGCTGTGGATCACACTAATTTTATTGCCCGATCACGAGCCTCTTTGGAGGCTCTGAAATCGGCCAACCTCCTTAAAAGCCTCAATATTAATGCGCTCATCTTGGGCGAACAGGGTGTTGGTAAAACAACCCTTGCTACTCATATCGTTCAAGCCCCTATTGTTGCAGGGGAGCATGCTCATGAAGTACTCAAGGCCGTTGAATCAAACAGTAAGCTTATCATAAAAAATTTTGATAAACTTGGCCAATTTCACCTGCTAAAAGAGTTGTTAGCCAAACACAATACGCGCATTATCGCGACTACCTCAGGAGTCTTAAGTGATGCATTGGTAGATGAATTTTTTAGTTTAAAAATTACACTCACACCCCTAAGGGAACGCCCCGAGGACATAAATCCACTAATTGATAAATTTTTTCTAGAGATTCGCAAAGTGTTTAACGCTGATGAGAAACAACGAGTTTTTTTAAAGGATTTTGTACCAGATTTGAGCGAAAACGGATACTCTTTGCGTCGCTCTGTCTATACTACTTTTTTGGCAAGCTCCTTTGGGGAAAATGAAATCCTCTTGATGATGCAAAATTACTTAAAGAAAAAAATTGGTACTGGCAATGATTACCGTGATTTACTCTATTTGTTTGATGTTCCTTTGATTAAGGCAGGACACGATGCTTTTGGTTCTCAATTAGCCATGGCTGAAAAATTTGGTCTTAACCGCAACACCCTACGAAAAAAAATCAGCGAATATGGCCATTATCTTGAGGGAAAGGAAAAAAAGTGA
- a CDS encoding tetratricopeptide repeat protein: protein MRFFSHKVALFFGAASLLFAAEVSVFEAGNLRNPSPYGLTQNEKLLLEKTQEVEKLGRELAGMRNDFSSLKEQMEGVRSVLDGTNTRVGRSDGDMRALEARLVSLEETFAKTSEQILLLQTNLQEAKNAQDTNNERLRIVLGEMSSLIDSINNNYASKSTLATLAERVGELEGAKKTAPLPSGLEAKPGAELMQEALSFFSANNLDEAWARYDILVKKNYMPARSNYFLGEIAYKKQQWKTAIKHYKISIDLYDKADYIPRLLYHTAISFDKIGEPANAAPFYRALKSNYPESKEAQASPDR, encoded by the coding sequence ATGCGTTTTTTTTCTCATAAGGTAGCCCTCTTTTTTGGGGCTGCCTCACTCCTTTTTGCAGCCGAAGTTTCTGTTTTTGAGGCTGGTAATTTACGTAATCCTTCCCCCTACGGCTTGACGCAAAATGAAAAATTACTTTTAGAAAAAACCCAAGAGGTTGAGAAGTTGGGGCGTGAACTAGCGGGTATGCGGAATGATTTTTCCTCATTGAAAGAGCAGATGGAGGGTGTGCGGTCGGTTCTGGATGGAACCAACACTCGGGTAGGAAGAAGTGATGGAGATATGCGTGCCCTTGAGGCTAGATTAGTATCCCTTGAAGAAACTTTTGCAAAAACATCTGAGCAAATTCTTCTCCTTCAAACAAACCTTCAAGAGGCCAAAAATGCCCAAGACACAAACAACGAGCGCTTGAGAATTGTTCTAGGTGAAATGAGCTCCTTGATTGACTCAATCAATAATAATTATGCTAGCAAAAGCACTTTAGCTACACTAGCCGAACGTGTAGGGGAGCTTGAGGGTGCTAAAAAAACAGCCCCTTTGCCTTCAGGTCTTGAGGCTAAGCCTGGTGCAGAACTCATGCAAGAAGCATTAAGTTTTTTTAGTGCGAACAATTTAGATGAAGCTTGGGCACGGTATGACATATTGGTCAAAAAGAATTATATGCCAGCGCGGAGTAACTATTTTTTAGGCGAAATTGCTTACAAAAAACAGCAATGGAAGACGGCCATTAAGCACTATAAAATTAGTATTGATTTGTATGACAAGGCGGACTATATTCCACGTTTGCTATACCACACGGCAATCAGTTTTGACAAAATAGGTGAACCTGCTAACGCAGCTCCTTTTTACCGTGCATTAAAAAGCAACTACCCTGAATCCAAAGAAGCCCAAGCCTCACCAGATCGTTAA
- the fabD gene encoding ACP S-malonyltransferase, translating into MKTAFIFPGQGSQALGMGKDFFDHTFVAKEMIEEASDTLGWDMKTLLFEPNTRLEQTQYTQPAIFLVGAIAYKLYETQLPKAPVLTLGHSLGEFLALHASGALAFREGLSLVHTRGMLMMEACANQAVGMMAILGLDDVDVESICAHARNDGKQVWPANYNSTGQIVVAGIKEDLASLEGTFKEAGAKRALLLAMSVASHCPLLESVGEPLLASMQKALGTTFATPIVSNVTAKTYQSKEEALSLLKDQLTMPVKYKQSIEAYDAHVECYVEFGGSVLKGLNRRISQKPTYAITDMASLEEAIKAQQ; encoded by the coding sequence GTGAAAACCGCCTTTATTTTTCCAGGGCAAGGAAGCCAAGCACTGGGCATGGGAAAAGATTTTTTTGACCACACTTTTGTGGCTAAAGAGATGATTGAAGAGGCAAGTGATACTCTTGGTTGGGACATGAAAACCCTCCTTTTTGAGCCTAACACGCGTTTGGAGCAAACCCAATACACCCAGCCTGCAATTTTTTTAGTTGGCGCTATTGCATACAAACTTTATGAGACGCAACTTCCTAAAGCGCCCGTGTTGACTTTGGGCCATTCTCTTGGAGAATTTTTAGCATTGCACGCAAGCGGTGCATTGGCATTTCGTGAAGGTTTGTCGCTTGTGCATACACGCGGTATGTTGATGATGGAGGCGTGTGCTAATCAGGCTGTAGGTATGATGGCTATTTTGGGCTTGGACGATGTGGATGTTGAATCCATTTGTGCCCATGCGCGAAATGACGGCAAGCAAGTTTGGCCTGCAAACTACAATAGTACAGGTCAAATTGTAGTAGCGGGTATTAAGGAAGATTTAGCAAGCTTGGAAGGCACATTTAAAGAAGCAGGGGCTAAGCGGGCTTTGCTTTTAGCTATGTCGGTGGCTAGCCATTGTCCTTTGCTTGAAAGTGTAGGCGAGCCGCTTTTGGCTTCTATGCAAAAAGCACTCGGCACAACCTTTGCAACGCCTATTGTTTCAAATGTCACAGCTAAGACTTACCAGAGCAAAGAAGAAGCTCTGAGTTTATTAAAAGACCAACTGACCATGCCGGTAAAATATAAGCAATCCATTGAGGCTTATGATGCACATGTGGAGTGCTATGTGGAATTTGGTGGATCGGTACTTAAGGGGCTAAATCGCCGCATTTCACAAAAACCGACCTACGCAATTACAGATATGGCATCTTTGGAAGAGGCCATCAAAGCGCAGCAATGA
- the recO gene encoding recombination protein RecO produces MQGYIVHITKAKEEDLIVHILTENKLKTAYRFYGARHSVIHVGYKIDFEPHYSTKSSLPQLREVLHLGHRWNGIRERMLLWQRFIALFYPHLKGIESLEPFYLELLDWCALRWEKQNPKRIALEAYIKLLAHEGRLHPLSDCFACDLPLHEEVTLTRGFLPAHPACVYQEGMQRPLVDTLLNEASALHLSDKHVESLWRTLLEGL; encoded by the coding sequence ATGCAAGGGTATATTGTCCATATCACCAAGGCCAAAGAAGAAGACTTAATTGTTCATATTCTGACAGAAAACAAGCTTAAGACCGCTTATCGGTTTTACGGGGCGCGTCACTCTGTCATTCATGTGGGGTATAAAATTGATTTTGAGCCCCATTATTCTACTAAATCCTCCTTGCCTCAACTTCGCGAGGTGCTACACCTAGGCCACCGCTGGAACGGCATTAGAGAGCGTATGTTGCTCTGGCAACGCTTTATTGCGTTATTTTACCCTCACCTCAAAGGCATCGAGTCATTAGAGCCGTTTTATCTTGAATTGTTAGATTGGTGTGCCCTTCGATGGGAAAAACAAAACCCCAAACGCATCGCATTAGAAGCCTACATTAAGCTCTTGGCACATGAGGGAAGACTGCATCCGCTTTCTGATTGTTTCGCCTGTGATTTGCCACTTCATGAAGAGGTAACGCTCACACGAGGGTTTTTGCCCGCACATCCAGCTTGTGTCTACCAAGAGGGCATGCAACGCCCTTTGGTAGACACGCTTTTAAATGAGGCTTCTGCGCTGCACCTTAGCGACAAGCATGTGGAAAGTTTATGGAGAACGCTACTAGAAGGCCTTTAG
- the gltB gene encoding glutamate synthase large subunit, whose translation MELLTSYKDNCGFGLLANINNIPTHENVMDGITALERMMHRGAIAADGKSGDGSGLLFSLPVDFMKEEAKKLGVDLPKQFAIAMVFLQNDEQKQVFEEICEQNDLKVLVCRDVPVNIKALGKLALDTLPQIVQIFVAPNSLIATKRFEALLYLTRRDIENALKDEEDFYIPSFSSKVVSYKGLVMPTHIKEFFLDLTNPNFKTTFALFHQRFSTNTLPKWRLAQPFRTLAHNGEINSISANRFNAVTKGGSVQSSVYSKAELKRLLPITGGNQSDSASLDNMFEFLLINGFDFFKAARSLIPAPWQNAPHMDSALRAFYEYSSINFEPWDGPAAVSLTDGRYIGCILDRNGLRPAKYIITKDGRIVISSEYGVIDLEEENILERGRLQSGQMIGIDLKFGKIMKNDEINDYLKDSNPYTNWLNQSLVYLQEFVEIPFSKTGDYKLSNLHYLQRYFNITQEAKEIVIEPMMKDGKEGTGSMGDDTPIAAFSQKQRCFSDFFKQKFAQVTNPPIDPIREKVVMSLNVGFGEIRNILEETPLHARRIKSISPILMQEKFEILKSFGDITKPRYKKYYKNKTFSTLYEDNLRGSLEDLVYDVVESVKKEAIRIIFLDDRGVNKTLKSMPMMMVAGRLNHALQEEGVRHKISVVAITGEVFDSHSSACLLAYGVSAIYPYLLYATVLDECKRQELGNYETKTRLKNANHALGQGLLKIISKMGIATIASYRNSALFDVIGLSREIVKDCFSDSHVLIPGLGYQEIEQRIVRSHAEAFSLDITKKLFPLELGGFYKYLDGGEYHDYGPSVVHAIHHASATGKREDYEVLKTLINKRDLKMIRDFLTLTSDKKPITLENVEPKEAIWKRFSTAAMSLGSISPEAHEALAEAMNIIGASSNSGEGGEAPERLKSPKRSKIKQIASGRFGVTPEYLRSATEIQIKVAQGAKPGEGGQLPGHKVTPLIASLRYTIPGVTLISPPPHHDIYSIEDLAQLIFDLKQVNPEATIAVKLVSTAGVGTIAAGVAKAYADKIIISGGDGGTGAAPHTSIKFAGNPWEIGLSEAHNALKVNHLRDSVLLETDGGLKTGLDVVKAAILGAEKYAFGTLALAIVGCKVLRVCHLNRCSVGVATQDEKLREYFVGTTERLVNYFSLLAEDVREILASLGYGSLEEIIGRTDLLNKVDDMRAAPFDFSSITRYIDGPNTWNGKPNAPFDTNAYEKKILKDVYKVIENPNETIVMHKSIRNTNRSFGALISGEVAKFYGNKGLPENAITFNLSGVAGQSLGAFLTNGITIRLKGVANDYLGKGMNGGKIIITPRHQGSNYSCAGNTCLYGATGGKVFLAGSVGERFCVRNSGATTVVEGTGDHACEYMTGGVVGILGKTGVNFGAGMTGGIAFVYDEEHEFIDKLNQELVIGVRIDTDEMDEARHFLKRLLRTHINETESEKAQFILENFRHAVRDFWMVRPKDMTKVPLNPQDGD comes from the coding sequence ATGGAACTCCTTACGAGCTACAAAGACAACTGCGGGTTTGGCTTGTTGGCTAATATTAATAACATCCCAACACATGAAAATGTTATGGATGGCATTACGGCACTTGAGCGTATGATGCACCGGGGCGCTATTGCCGCAGATGGAAAAAGCGGGGATGGTAGCGGCTTGCTTTTTTCTTTACCTGTTGATTTCATGAAAGAAGAAGCAAAAAAGCTTGGCGTGGATTTGCCAAAGCAATTTGCTATAGCCATGGTTTTTTTGCAAAATGATGAACAGAAGCAAGTGTTTGAAGAAATTTGTGAACAGAATGATTTAAAAGTCCTTGTGTGCAGAGACGTGCCTGTAAACATTAAGGCACTGGGAAAACTAGCCCTTGACACCTTGCCCCAAATTGTCCAAATCTTTGTCGCACCAAACTCTCTGATTGCTACCAAACGTTTTGAAGCCCTCTTGTATCTCACTCGACGCGATATTGAAAACGCGTTAAAAGATGAAGAGGATTTTTACATCCCTTCATTTTCAAGTAAAGTAGTCTCCTATAAGGGGCTGGTGATGCCAACACACATCAAAGAGTTTTTCCTAGACCTCACCAATCCAAACTTTAAAACCACATTCGCGTTATTTCATCAGCGTTTTTCTACCAATACGCTTCCTAAATGGCGCCTTGCACAGCCCTTTCGCACCCTTGCTCACAACGGTGAGATTAACTCCATCTCCGCAAACCGTTTTAACGCAGTCACCAAAGGCGGTTCGGTGCAAAGCAGTGTCTATTCTAAAGCAGAGCTTAAGCGCTTGTTGCCCATTACGGGAGGGAATCAAAGCGACAGTGCCAGCCTTGATAACATGTTTGAATTTTTACTCATCAATGGATTTGATTTTTTCAAGGCTGCTCGCTCACTCATTCCTGCCCCTTGGCAAAACGCCCCCCATATGGATTCTGCCTTGCGTGCTTTTTATGAGTATTCGAGCATTAATTTTGAGCCATGGGATGGCCCAGCTGCAGTCTCGTTGACGGACGGACGGTATATTGGCTGTATTTTGGACCGAAATGGTTTGCGGCCTGCGAAATACATTATCACCAAAGACGGGCGCATCGTAATTTCTAGCGAATACGGCGTCATTGACCTAGAAGAAGAAAACATTTTAGAGCGCGGAAGATTGCAAAGCGGTCAAATGATTGGCATTGATTTGAAATTTGGCAAAATTATGAAAAACGATGAAATCAATGATTACCTTAAAGACTCCAATCCTTACACCAATTGGCTCAATCAAAGTTTGGTCTACTTGCAAGAGTTTGTGGAAATTCCTTTTTCTAAAACAGGGGATTATAAACTCTCAAATTTGCACTATTTGCAGCGCTACTTTAACATCACTCAAGAAGCCAAAGAAATTGTCATTGAGCCGATGATGAAAGACGGCAAAGAGGGAACAGGCTCCATGGGAGACGACACACCCATTGCTGCTTTTAGCCAAAAACAACGCTGTTTTAGCGACTTTTTCAAACAAAAATTTGCCCAAGTGACCAACCCGCCCATCGATCCCATTCGCGAAAAAGTGGTTATGAGTTTAAATGTTGGCTTTGGGGAAATCCGCAATATTTTAGAAGAGACACCGCTACACGCGAGGCGCATTAAGTCTATTTCGCCTATTTTGATGCAAGAGAAATTTGAGATTCTCAAATCCTTTGGCGATATTACCAAGCCGCGCTATAAAAAGTATTATAAAAATAAAACGTTCTCAACACTGTATGAAGACAACTTACGTGGTAGCTTGGAGGATTTGGTTTATGATGTGGTAGAGTCGGTTAAAAAAGAGGCCATTCGCATCATTTTTTTAGACGATCGAGGCGTCAATAAAACCCTTAAATCTATGCCCATGATGATGGTGGCAGGGAGATTGAACCATGCCCTACAAGAAGAGGGCGTACGTCACAAAATCTCTGTTGTGGCCATCACGGGAGAGGTCTTTGATTCCCACTCAAGTGCCTGTTTGCTCGCGTATGGTGTAAGTGCTATCTATCCCTATTTACTTTATGCAACTGTTTTGGATGAATGCAAGCGTCAAGAACTTGGCAACTATGAAACAAAAACGCGTCTTAAAAACGCTAATCACGCCTTGGGCCAAGGGCTTTTAAAAATTATTTCCAAAATGGGTATTGCAACCATTGCTTCTTACCGCAACTCTGCTCTTTTTGATGTGATTGGCCTTTCGCGAGAAATTGTTAAGGATTGTTTTAGTGATTCCCACGTCCTAATTCCTGGTCTTGGGTATCAAGAGATAGAACAGCGCATCGTGCGTAGCCACGCTGAGGCTTTTTCTCTAGACATTACCAAAAAGCTTTTTCCTTTGGAGCTTGGCGGTTTTTATAAATACCTTGATGGGGGTGAGTATCATGATTATGGTCCTAGTGTCGTGCACGCCATCCATCACGCTTCGGCTACAGGCAAGAGGGAGGATTATGAGGTTTTAAAAACCCTTATTAACAAGCGCGATTTAAAAATGATTCGCGACTTTTTAACACTGACTTCAGATAAAAAACCTATTACCCTAGAAAATGTTGAGCCAAAAGAAGCCATATGGAAGCGTTTTAGTACCGCGGCAATGAGTTTGGGCTCCATTTCACCTGAAGCCCACGAAGCCCTTGCGGAAGCCATGAATATCATCGGAGCCTCTAGCAATTCAGGGGAGGGCGGGGAAGCACCTGAGCGTTTAAAAAGCCCAAAAAGGTCAAAGATTAAACAAATCGCCTCAGGCCGCTTTGGGGTTACTCCAGAGTATCTGCGCTCTGCTACTGAGATTCAAATTAAAGTCGCCCAGGGAGCAAAACCAGGCGAGGGCGGTCAGCTCCCTGGGCACAAGGTGACACCACTTATTGCCTCTTTGCGCTACACAATTCCTGGGGTAACACTCATCTCTCCGCCACCGCATCATGATATTTATTCTATCGAAGATTTAGCGCAACTCATTTTTGATTTAAAACAAGTTAATCCTGAAGCGACGATTGCGGTGAAGCTTGTTTCGACTGCTGGTGTAGGAACTATTGCCGCGGGAGTCGCTAAAGCTTATGCAGATAAAATCATTATCTCTGGTGGCGATGGGGGGACGGGTGCTGCACCGCATACGTCTATTAAATTTGCTGGAAACCCTTGGGAGATTGGCTTAAGCGAAGCGCATAATGCCCTAAAAGTAAACCACCTGCGCGACAGTGTGCTCTTGGAAACCGACGGCGGTTTAAAAACAGGACTTGATGTGGTTAAAGCGGCAATTTTGGGTGCAGAAAAATACGCCTTTGGCACTTTGGCTTTGGCAATTGTGGGCTGCAAGGTGTTGCGTGTGTGCCATTTGAACCGTTGCTCGGTTGGGGTTGCAACCCAAGATGAAAAGCTTCGCGAATATTTTGTGGGCACAACAGAGCGTCTGGTAAACTATTTTAGTCTCTTGGCAGAAGATGTGCGTGAAATTTTAGCTAGCCTTGGGTATGGCTCCTTGGAGGAGATTATTGGGCGAACTGACTTGCTAAACAAGGTAGATGATATGCGTGCGGCGCCTTTTGATTTTTCTTCTATTACACGCTATATTGATGGCCCAAACACATGGAATGGAAAACCAAACGCACCTTTTGATACCAATGCGTATGAAAAAAAGATTCTTAAGGATGTTTATAAAGTAATTGAGAACCCTAACGAAACAATTGTAATGCACAAGAGCATTCGCAATACCAACCGTAGTTTTGGGGCGCTTATTAGTGGTGAAGTGGCAAAATTTTATGGCAATAAAGGGTTGCCAGAGAATGCCATCACTTTTAATCTTAGTGGTGTTGCCGGACAATCTTTGGGCGCGTTTTTAACCAACGGCATCACTATTCGGCTAAAAGGAGTTGCTAATGACTACCTTGGCAAAGGCATGAACGGTGGTAAGATTATCATCACGCCGCGTCACCAAGGAAGCAATTATTCGTGCGCAGGTAACACATGTTTGTATGGCGCAACAGGCGGAAAAGTCTTTCTTGCTGGCAGTGTGGGAGAGCGTTTTTGTGTGCGTAACTCTGGGGCTACAACAGTTGTAGAGGGAACGGGAGATCATGCATGCGAGTATATGACAGGTGGCGTGGTTGGGATTCTTGGAAAAACTGGAGTCAATTTTGGTGCAGGCATGACAGGCGGCATTGCTTTTGTCTATGATGAAGAGCATGAATTTATCGACAAGCTTAACCAAGAGCTCGTCATTGGTGTTCGTATTGATACCGATGAAATGGATGAAGCGCGTCACTTTTTGAAGCGTTTGCTCAGAACGCACATCAATGAAACCGAAAGTGAAAAAGCCCAGTTTATTTTAGAAAACTTTAGGCATGCAGTGCGTGATTTTTGGATGGTGCGCCCCAAAGATATGACCAAAGTGCCTTTGAATCCTCAGGATGGAGACTAA
- a CDS encoding nitrilase-related carbon-nitrogen hydrolase → MTVALAQIAPMLSRENEALHVALVRTHEHACDVLVFPELSLNGYMLKDAIFEDAYTHEELLKLPFVGAACDVVFGCALKENHKIYNAAIYAKSTGEITVYKKSTLPNYGLFQEARFFFKGEGIIPFETPLGRTVMAVCEDLFDVSFVASVAKANPDAVLVLSNSPARGFGEELTIEKTWETLLGACAIYCKAHVVFVNRVGFEDGLGFWGGSCVLAPTGALVAKAPLFTPECLHVKLNPSLGAVQKYHLRYT, encoded by the coding sequence ATGACTGTTGCTTTAGCGCAAATTGCACCGATGCTTTCTCGTGAAAATGAAGCCTTACATGTAGCATTGGTGCGCACCCATGAACACGCGTGTGATGTGCTTGTTTTTCCGGAGCTCTCCCTTAATGGCTACATGCTAAAAGATGCGATTTTTGAAGACGCATATACCCATGAAGAGCTTTTAAAGCTCCCTTTTGTGGGTGCTGCGTGCGATGTGGTTTTTGGGTGCGCTCTCAAAGAAAATCACAAAATTTACAACGCTGCGATATACGCCAAAAGTACAGGTGAAATAACGGTGTATAAAAAAAGCACTTTGCCCAATTATGGGCTTTTTCAAGAGGCACGCTTTTTTTTCAAAGGAGAGGGAATCATCCCTTTTGAAACTCCTCTTGGGAGAACAGTGATGGCTGTGTGTGAAGATTTGTTTGATGTTTCGTTTGTGGCCTCAGTTGCTAAAGCTAATCCTGATGCAGTGCTTGTGCTCTCCAATTCTCCTGCGCGAGGATTTGGAGAAGAGCTTACCATAGAGAAGACATGGGAAACACTTCTTGGCGCCTGTGCTATTTACTGCAAGGCACATGTGGTGTTTGTCAATCGTGTGGGCTTTGAGGATGGACTTGGCTTTTGGGGTGGGTCATGTGTATTGGCTCCTACTGGTGCACTTGTGGCCAAAGCACCATTATTTACTCCAGAATGTTTACATGTAAAGCTAAACCCAAGCCTTGGGGCTGTTCAAAAATACCATTTACGTTACACTTAA
- a CDS encoding ATP-binding protein has protein sequence MVELSKKILRQTGRANGTYGLIGEGDKVLLGLSGGKDSLALMHVLAHMQRVAPFDFSFKAVTVSYGMGEDYSKLHAHCEAYGIAHEVLETKVYELAGEKIRKNSSFCSFFSRMRRGALYTYALNHGFNKLALAHHLDDAAESFFMNFMYNGALRSLAPKYTAENGLVVIRPFIHVRERQLRDNATKNGLEVIGDEACPSLRFDVKMPHARASTKTLLASLESEQPKLFISLKSAFEKLHTSSFMDPALLR, from the coding sequence ATGGTTGAATTGAGTAAGAAAATTCTCCGTCAAACAGGCAGAGCGAATGGGACCTATGGGCTTATTGGCGAGGGCGATAAAGTCTTGCTTGGGCTCAGTGGCGGCAAAGACTCTTTGGCCTTAATGCACGTTCTTGCCCACATGCAGCGGGTGGCGCCTTTTGATTTTAGCTTTAAAGCTGTAACGGTTTCTTATGGAATGGGGGAGGATTATTCTAAACTTCACGCCCATTGTGAAGCTTATGGGATAGCCCATGAAGTGCTTGAGACTAAGGTGTATGAACTTGCAGGTGAAAAGATTCGTAAAAACTCCTCTTTTTGCAGTTTTTTCTCTCGAATGCGTCGGGGTGCGCTGTACACGTATGCCTTAAATCATGGTTTTAATAAATTAGCCTTGGCCCACCATTTAGATGATGCGGCAGAGAGTTTTTTTATGAACTTCATGTATAACGGTGCATTGCGCTCTTTGGCGCCCAAATACACCGCAGAAAATGGCCTTGTTGTGATACGTCCTTTTATCCACGTAAGGGAGCGTCAACTGCGCGATAATGCTACTAAAAATGGCCTCGAAGTCATTGGAGATGAGGCTTGCCCTTCTTTGCGCTTTGATGTAAAAATGCCCCACGCAAGAGCTAGCACCAAAACACTACTAGCTTCTCTTGAGAGCGAACAGCCTAAACTCTTTATCTCTCTTAAATCTGCTTTTGAAAAGCTCCATACCTCTAGTTTTATGGACCCAGCACTTTTACGCTAA